In Amycolatopsis jiangsuensis, the following proteins share a genomic window:
- a CDS encoding dipeptide ABC transporter ATP-binding protein, translated as MSEQLLSLRDVSIRFGDVEAVREAGFDVAPGEVVALVGESGSGKSVTALSLLGLLPDTATVTGSAVLAGRDLYTVDGTERRAVRGGEIGVVFQEPMSALNPVFRIGTQLVDAVRAHRKVSRAHARERVRELLEIVELDARRVLRSYPHELSGGQLQRVMIAAALVHEPALLVADEPTTALDVTVQAGILALLRSLRDRLGTSILLVTHDMGVVADVADRVVVLREGRVVEQNTVAGLFAAPQADYTRELLDSVLSLGSGAASPRRPEAEPLVTVTDLEVTYRVGGGAPPVRAVDGVSLSIGADEVLGLVGESGSGKSTISSVLTGLVAPSAGEVRIGGVDLRAANARARREIRRQVGIVFQNPASALNPRATIGASIAEPLVVHEARGEHRERVAELLSAVRLDPAWSGRYPHELSGGQRQRVGIARALALRPRLLIADEPTSALDVSVQASVLELLSQLQRELAFACLFISHDLAVVERVADRVAVLHRGRVVEEGPVSEVLGSPREDYTRRLVAAAPVADPEQQRERREAWRTLSG; from the coding sequence GTGTCCGAGCAGCTGCTGTCCCTGCGCGACGTCTCCATCCGCTTCGGCGACGTCGAAGCCGTGCGCGAAGCCGGGTTCGACGTCGCGCCGGGCGAGGTCGTCGCGCTGGTCGGGGAGTCGGGTTCCGGCAAGTCGGTGACCGCGTTGTCGCTGCTGGGCCTGCTCCCGGACACCGCGACGGTGACCGGTTCGGCGGTACTGGCCGGCCGAGATCTCTACACTGTGGACGGTACCGAGCGGCGGGCGGTGCGCGGCGGCGAGATCGGCGTGGTGTTCCAGGAGCCGATGAGCGCGCTGAATCCGGTGTTCCGCATCGGCACCCAGCTCGTGGACGCCGTCCGCGCGCACCGGAAGGTGTCCAGGGCCCACGCCCGGGAACGGGTGCGGGAGCTGCTGGAGATCGTCGAGCTGGACGCGCGGCGGGTGCTGCGGTCGTATCCGCACGAGCTGTCCGGTGGCCAGCTGCAACGGGTGATGATCGCCGCGGCGCTGGTGCACGAGCCGGCGCTGCTGGTCGCGGACGAGCCGACCACCGCGCTGGACGTGACCGTGCAGGCGGGCATTCTGGCTTTGCTGCGGTCCCTGCGGGACCGGCTCGGTACCTCGATCCTGCTCGTCACGCACGACATGGGCGTGGTCGCGGACGTCGCGGACCGGGTCGTGGTGCTGCGTGAGGGCCGGGTCGTCGAGCAGAACACCGTCGCCGGGTTGTTCGCCGCACCGCAGGCGGACTACACCCGGGAGTTGCTGGATTCCGTGCTGTCACTGGGTTCCGGCGCGGCCTCGCCGCGTCGGCCGGAGGCCGAGCCGCTCGTCACGGTGACCGATCTGGAGGTGACCTACCGGGTGGGCGGCGGGGCGCCGCCGGTGCGCGCGGTGGACGGGGTGTCGCTGAGCATCGGCGCGGACGAGGTGCTCGGGCTGGTCGGGGAATCCGGGTCCGGCAAGAGCACCATCTCCTCGGTCCTGACCGGGCTGGTCGCGCCGTCGGCCGGCGAGGTCCGGATCGGCGGGGTGGACCTGCGGGCGGCGAACGCGCGGGCCCGGCGGGAAATCCGTCGGCAGGTCGGGATCGTGTTCCAGAACCCGGCGTCCGCGCTCAACCCGCGGGCGACGATCGGCGCGAGCATCGCCGAACCCCTGGTGGTGCACGAGGCACGCGGCGAGCACCGGGAACGGGTGGCGGAACTGCTGTCCGCGGTGCGGCTCGACCCGGCCTGGTCCGGCCGGTACCCGCACGAGCTGTCCGGCGGCCAGCGCCAGCGAGTCGGCATCGCGCGGGCACTGGCGCTGCGGCCGCGGCTGCTGATCGCGGACGAGCCGACGAGCGCGCTCGACGTGTCCGTGCAGGCCTCGGTGCTGGAGCTGCTGTCGCAACTGCAGCGGGAGCTGGCCTTCGCCTGCCTGTTCATCAGCCACGATCTTGCCGTGGTGGAACGGGTCGCGGACCGCGTCGCAGTGCTGCACCGCGGGCGCGTGGTGGAGGAGGGGCCGGTGTCGGAGGTACTGGGCTCGCCGCGAGAGGACTACACCCGGCGCCTGGTGGCGGCCGCTCCCGTGGCCGACCCCGAGCAACAGCGGGAAAGGCGGGAGGCCTGGCGCACGCTGTCGGGCTGA
- the erm gene encoding 23S ribosomal RNA methyltransferase Erm: MSAHPYGGRHELGQNFLTDPATIATLCAAAARTTGPLLELGAGDGALTVPLSRSGRPITAVELDPRRARHLARRTPDNVRVVQDDLLRHRLPGFRHTVVGNLPFHLTTAALRRLLRHPHWELAVLLVQWEVARRRAGIGGASQLTAAWWPWYGFTVPARVPAHAFRPRPAVDGGILVITRRTEPLVAERDAYQEFVRRVFTGRGQGLAGILPRTGYLGTRATRRWLADEGVRPAALPRELTARQWASLWDRVR, from the coding sequence ATGTCTGCTCACCCCTACGGGGGCCGGCACGAGCTCGGTCAGAACTTCCTCACCGACCCGGCCACCATCGCCACCCTCTGCGCGGCCGCCGCCCGCACCACCGGTCCCCTGCTGGAACTCGGCGCCGGTGACGGCGCGCTCACCGTGCCACTGAGCCGGTCCGGCCGGCCGATCACCGCTGTCGAGCTCGATCCGCGGCGGGCGCGGCACCTGGCCCGCCGTACTCCGGACAACGTCCGGGTCGTGCAGGACGACCTGTTGCGGCACCGGCTGCCCGGCTTCCGGCACACCGTCGTCGGCAATCTGCCCTTCCACCTCACCACCGCCGCGCTGCGCAGGCTGCTGCGACATCCGCACTGGGAACTGGCGGTGCTGCTCGTGCAATGGGAAGTCGCGCGCCGCCGCGCCGGCATCGGCGGCGCCTCCCAGCTGACCGCGGCCTGGTGGCCCTGGTACGGCTTCACCGTGCCCGCCCGCGTTCCGGCGCACGCCTTTCGGCCGCGCCCGGCAGTCGACGGCGGGATCCTCGTCATCACCCGGCGCACCGAACCTCTGGTCGCCGAACGCGACGCGTATCAGGAGTTCGTCCGACGGGTGTTCACCGGACGTGGCCAGGGGCTGGCCGGGATCCTTCCCCGCACCGGCTACCTCGGCACCCGCGCCACCCGGCGGTGGCTCGCCGACGAGGGCGTGCGCCCGGCGGCCTTACCGCGAGAGCTGACTGCCCGGCAGTGGGCCTCGCTGTGGGACCGGGTGCGGTGA
- a CDS encoding ABC transporter ATP-binding protein encodes MAIIEVDGLVKRYGEHPAVDGVSFAVEQGEIFGILGPNGAGKTTTVECVEGLRVPDGGVIRVCGLDPQRDESELRQLLGAQLQESELPEKLRVGEALELHSSFFRDPADWRELAGLLGLDDKLGTQFRRLSGGQKQRLSIALALIGRPKVAVLDELTTGLDPQARRDVWDLIEDIRARGVTILLVTHFMEEAERLCDRLAVIDSGRVAALDTPAGLVAKVDDRQRMRFRPSVPLPDAVLTALPEVTSVERAGSQLVVTGTGNLLLAVTTVLARHQVTAADLRIEQTTLDDAFVALTGRPVDV; translated from the coding sequence ATGGCAATCATCGAGGTGGACGGCCTCGTCAAACGCTACGGCGAGCACCCCGCGGTCGACGGGGTGAGTTTCGCCGTCGAACAGGGCGAAATCTTCGGCATCCTGGGTCCCAACGGCGCGGGCAAGACCACGACCGTCGAATGTGTGGAGGGACTGCGCGTCCCGGATGGCGGCGTCATCCGGGTGTGCGGTCTGGATCCGCAGCGGGACGAAAGCGAGCTGCGGCAGCTGCTCGGCGCGCAGCTGCAGGAAAGTGAGCTGCCCGAGAAACTCCGCGTCGGCGAGGCGCTCGAACTGCACAGTTCGTTCTTCCGCGACCCGGCCGACTGGCGCGAGCTGGCCGGGCTGCTCGGTCTGGACGACAAGCTCGGCACCCAGTTCCGCCGGCTGTCCGGCGGGCAGAAGCAACGGCTGTCGATCGCGCTCGCGTTGATCGGACGGCCGAAGGTGGCGGTGCTCGACGAGCTGACCACCGGGCTCGACCCGCAGGCCCGCCGGGACGTGTGGGACCTGATCGAGGACATCCGCGCCCGTGGTGTCACGATCCTGCTCGTCACCCACTTCATGGAGGAGGCCGAGCGGCTCTGCGACCGGCTCGCGGTGATCGACTCCGGGCGGGTCGCCGCCCTCGACACCCCGGCCGGTCTGGTCGCGAAGGTGGACGACCGGCAGCGCATGCGGTTCCGGCCGTCGGTTCCGCTGCCGGACGCCGTGCTCACCGCGCTGCCCGAGGTCACCTCGGTCGAGCGGGCCGGCAGCCAGCTCGTGGTGACCGGCACCGGGAACCTGCTGCTGGCGGTGACCACTGTGCTCGCCCGCCACCAGGTGACCGCCGCCGACCTGCGTATCGAGCAGACCACGCTGGACGACGCCTTCGTCGCGCTGACCGGCCGACCCGTCGACGTCTGA
- a CDS encoding ABC transporter permease — protein sequence MPAVPAASAVPALFRLTVTETKLFFREPVIVFFALAFPPILLVVLGLVPSMRQPDPALGGGTAIALYVPIVIALGLAMFALNGLSQLFATYREKGVLRRMRTTPVRPRIMLGAQVLMATVLSVVTMVVSLLIGRFAFDVPLPRQAGAYVLGYLLVALSLFAIGLLVASVAPSGKAAGAIGTLTFFPLMFFAGLWVPRAGMNSVLRTISDFTPLGAGVQALQDATSGHWPQPLHLAVLLGWTILAGRLAARYFRWE from the coding sequence GTGCCTGCTGTACCCGCTGCATCCGCTGTGCCGGCCCTGTTCCGGCTCACCGTCACCGAAACGAAGCTGTTCTTCCGCGAGCCGGTGATCGTGTTCTTCGCGCTCGCTTTCCCGCCGATCCTGCTCGTGGTGCTCGGCCTCGTCCCGTCCATGCGGCAACCGGATCCCGCGCTCGGCGGCGGGACGGCGATCGCCCTCTACGTGCCGATCGTGATCGCGTTGGGGCTGGCCATGTTCGCGTTGAACGGGCTGTCCCAGCTGTTCGCCACCTACCGGGAGAAGGGGGTGCTGCGCCGGATGCGCACCACCCCGGTCAGGCCTCGGATCATGCTCGGCGCCCAGGTGCTGATGGCGACCGTGCTGTCGGTCGTCACGATGGTGGTGAGCCTGCTCATCGGACGGTTCGCCTTCGACGTGCCGCTGCCCCGGCAGGCGGGCGCGTACGTGCTCGGCTACCTGCTGGTGGCGCTGTCCCTGTTCGCCATCGGCCTGCTGGTCGCCTCGGTCGCGCCGAGCGGCAAGGCCGCCGGTGCGATCGGCACGCTGACGTTCTTCCCGTTGATGTTCTTCGCCGGTCTCTGGGTGCCGCGCGCCGGCATGAACTCGGTGCTGCGCACGATCAGCGACTTCACTCCGCTCGGCGCCGGCGTACAAGCGTTGCAGGACGCCACGTCCGGGCACTGGCCGCAGCCGCTGCACCTGGCCGTGCTGCTGGGCTGGACGATCCTGGCCGGCAGACTGGCGGCGCGCTACTTCCGCTGGGAGTGA
- a CDS encoding succinate dehydrogenase/fumarate reductase iron-sulfur subunit, whose product MKLTLRVWRQRGPEDGGRLVEYPVEDASPDMSFLELLDVLNERLIETGDEPIAFDHDCREGICGACGVVINGRAHGPERTTTCQLHLRSFRDGDVLDVEPWRAGGFPVVKDLVVDRSAFDRIIQAGGYVTAPTGSAPEAHATPVPKPDADLAFDNATCIGCGACVAACPNGSAMLFTSAKVSHLNSLPQGQPERGQRVLDMVDTMDAEGFGGCTNTGECVASCPKGIPLTSIATLNREFLRATRTR is encoded by the coding sequence GTGAAACTCACCCTGCGCGTCTGGCGGCAACGCGGACCGGAAGACGGCGGCCGGCTCGTCGAATACCCGGTCGAGGACGCCAGCCCGGACATGTCGTTCCTCGAACTGCTCGACGTACTCAACGAGCGGCTGATCGAAACCGGCGACGAACCGATCGCCTTCGACCACGACTGCCGCGAAGGCATCTGCGGCGCGTGTGGCGTCGTGATCAACGGCCGCGCGCACGGTCCGGAGCGCACCACCACCTGCCAGCTGCACCTTCGGTCCTTTCGCGACGGTGACGTGCTCGACGTGGAACCGTGGCGGGCAGGCGGATTCCCGGTCGTGAAGGACCTGGTGGTCGACCGGTCCGCGTTCGACCGGATCATCCAGGCAGGCGGCTACGTCACGGCCCCGACCGGCAGCGCCCCGGAAGCACACGCGACGCCGGTGCCGAAGCCGGACGCGGACCTCGCCTTCGACAACGCCACGTGCATCGGCTGCGGTGCCTGCGTCGCGGCCTGCCCCAACGGATCGGCGATGCTGTTCACCTCCGCCAAGGTGAGCCACCTCAACTCCCTGCCGCAGGGACAGCCGGAACGCGGCCAGCGAGTACTGGACATGGTGGACACCATGGACGCGGAAGGCTTCGGCGGCTGCACCAACACCGGGGAATGCGTCGCCTCCTGCCCGAAGGGCATCCCGCTGACCAGCATCGCCACCCTCAACCGCGAGTTCCTCCGCGCGACCCGCACCCGCTGA
- a CDS encoding fumarate reductase/succinate dehydrogenase flavoprotein subunit produces the protein MPDHDTDHDADHPGGYTTGEPIADHAAPEGPIAQRWNTRRFQAKLVNPANRRRHRIIVVGTGLAGASAGATLAEQGYHVVQFCFQDSPRRAHSVAAQGGINAAKNYRNDGDSVYRLFYDTVKGGDFRSRESNVYRLAEVSAQIIDQAVAQGVPFAREYGGLLDTRSFGGVQVQRTFYARGQTGQQLLLGAYQALSRQIDAGGVEIHPRTEMLDLVVADGRARGIVARDLVTGEVSTHLADAVVLATGGYGNVFSLSTNAKGSNASAIWRAHKRGAYFANPCFTQIHPTCIPRSGEHQSKLTLMSESLRNDGRIWVPRRPGDERPPAEIPESERDYYLERQYPSFGNLVPRDIASRAAKNVCDAGYGVGPGGLGVYLDFADALARMGRPAVEAKYGNLFEMYERITAEDPYEVPMRIYPAIHYTMGGLWVDYDLQSTVPGLFVIGEANFSDHGANRLGASALMQGLADGYFVLPTTLNDYIARGGFTALDPADPAVRTVESEVRARLERLLSIEGTRSVDSFHRELGHLLWDHCGMSRTAEGLRKALERVPGLRAEFWRDVRVPGAGAELNQELEKAARVADFLELAELLLLDALVREESCGGHFREEHQTDDGEALRDDERFAYVAAWEHGTRPVLHHEILNFDHVHPTQRSYT, from the coding sequence ATGCCCGACCACGACACCGACCACGACGCCGATCACCCGGGCGGCTACACCACGGGGGAACCGATCGCCGACCACGCGGCGCCGGAAGGTCCGATCGCGCAGCGCTGGAACACCCGCCGTTTCCAGGCGAAACTCGTCAACCCTGCCAACCGTCGCCGGCACCGAATCATCGTGGTGGGCACCGGGCTGGCCGGTGCCTCGGCCGGTGCCACGCTCGCCGAACAGGGCTACCACGTGGTCCAGTTCTGCTTCCAGGACTCCCCGCGCCGGGCGCATTCGGTGGCCGCACAGGGCGGGATCAACGCCGCGAAGAACTACCGCAACGACGGCGACTCGGTCTACCGGCTCTTCTACGACACGGTGAAGGGCGGTGACTTCCGCTCCCGCGAGTCCAATGTGTACCGGCTGGCGGAGGTGTCCGCGCAGATCATCGACCAGGCCGTGGCGCAGGGCGTGCCCTTCGCCCGGGAGTACGGCGGGCTGCTCGACACGCGGTCGTTCGGCGGCGTACAGGTCCAGCGCACCTTCTACGCCCGTGGCCAGACCGGCCAACAGCTGCTGCTCGGCGCGTACCAGGCACTTTCGCGGCAGATCGACGCCGGCGGCGTGGAGATCCACCCGCGTACCGAAATGCTCGACCTGGTGGTCGCCGACGGACGGGCCCGCGGGATCGTGGCCCGCGACCTGGTCACCGGCGAGGTGAGCACGCATCTTGCGGACGCGGTGGTGCTCGCCACCGGCGGCTACGGCAACGTCTTCTCCCTTTCCACCAACGCCAAGGGCTCCAACGCCTCGGCGATCTGGCGGGCGCACAAACGCGGCGCGTACTTCGCCAACCCGTGCTTCACCCAGATCCACCCGACCTGCATCCCGCGCTCCGGCGAACACCAGTCGAAGCTGACGCTGATGAGCGAGTCGCTGCGCAACGACGGCCGGATCTGGGTGCCGCGGCGGCCGGGTGACGAACGCCCGCCCGCGGAGATCCCGGAGTCCGAACGGGACTACTACCTCGAACGCCAGTACCCCAGTTTCGGCAACCTGGTCCCCCGTGACATCGCTTCCCGGGCCGCGAAGAACGTGTGCGACGCGGGTTACGGCGTCGGTCCCGGCGGGCTGGGCGTGTACCTCGACTTCGCCGACGCCCTCGCCCGGATGGGCCGTCCGGCGGTGGAAGCCAAGTACGGCAACCTCTTCGAGATGTACGAGCGGATCACCGCGGAGGACCCGTACGAGGTGCCGATGCGCATCTACCCGGCCATCCACTACACGATGGGCGGACTGTGGGTGGATTACGACCTGCAGAGCACCGTGCCCGGGCTGTTCGTGATCGGCGAGGCGAACTTCTCCGACCACGGCGCGAACCGGCTCGGCGCGTCCGCGCTCATGCAGGGCCTCGCGGACGGCTACTTCGTCCTGCCCACGACGCTGAACGACTACATCGCCCGCGGCGGGTTCACCGCGCTCGACCCGGCTGATCCGGCCGTGCGGACCGTGGAGAGCGAGGTCCGGGCGCGGCTGGAACGCCTGCTCTCGATCGAGGGCACTCGCAGTGTCGACTCGTTCCACCGGGAGCTCGGGCACCTGCTGTGGGACCACTGTGGCATGTCCCGTACCGCCGAGGGCCTGCGCAAGGCACTCGAGCGGGTACCCGGGCTGCGCGCCGAGTTCTGGCGTGACGTGCGGGTGCCCGGCGCCGGCGCCGAACTGAACCAGGAACTGGAAAAGGCCGCCCGCGTCGCGGATTTCCTGGAGCTGGCGGAGCTTCTGCTGCTGGACGCGCTGGTGCGGGAAGAGTCCTGCGGCGGCCATTTCCGGGAAGAACACCAGACCGACGACGGCGAGGCGCTGCGCGACGACGAGCGTTTCGCGTACGTGGCGGCATGGGAGCACGGCACCCGTCCGGTGCTGCACCACGAAATCCTGAACTTCGACCACGTCCACCCCACCCAGCGGAGCTACACGTGA
- a CDS encoding succinate dehydrogenase cytochrome b subunit — translation MAPGLTTARRRPALLAFWSTTIGKKQVMAVTGLLLVLFLLAHMAGNLKIFFGPEEFDDYSGWLRTIGEPVLHSSWYLWVQRSVLLLALVLHVTAAVQLSTRDRRARPVKYAHGQRPRASFATHTMRWGGATLAVYVLWHILDLTVGVANQDFRAGHPYHNVVADFQVWWVNLIYLVALLMLGLHINHGFWSAAQTLGITSATRDRALRATGTVLAVVITGGFMIVPIAVMAGWVA, via the coding sequence GTGGCACCTGGACTCACCACGGCGCGCCGGCGGCCCGCCCTCCTCGCGTTCTGGAGCACCACCATCGGCAAGAAGCAAGTGATGGCGGTGACCGGACTGCTGCTCGTCCTGTTCCTGCTGGCGCACATGGCCGGGAACCTCAAGATCTTCTTCGGCCCCGAGGAGTTCGACGACTACTCGGGCTGGCTGCGCACGATCGGCGAGCCGGTGCTGCACAGCTCGTGGTACCTGTGGGTGCAGCGTTCGGTGCTGCTGCTGGCGTTGGTCCTGCACGTGACCGCGGCCGTCCAGCTGTCCACACGGGACCGCAGGGCCCGTCCGGTCAAGTACGCGCACGGCCAGCGCCCCCGGGCGAGCTTCGCCACCCACACCATGCGCTGGGGTGGCGCGACCCTCGCGGTCTACGTGCTCTGGCACATCCTGGACCTCACCGTGGGCGTGGCGAACCAGGACTTCCGCGCCGGGCACCCGTACCACAACGTCGTTGCCGATTTCCAGGTGTGGTGGGTGAACCTCATCTACCTCGTCGCACTGCTGATGCTCGGGCTGCACATCAACCACGGCTTCTGGAGCGCGGCGCAGACCCTCGGGATCACCAGCGCCACCCGCGACCGCGCGCTGCGGGCCACCGGCACCGTGCTCGCCGTGGTGATCACCGGAGGATTCATGATCGTTCCGATCGCCGTGATGGCGGGATGGGTGGCCTGA
- a CDS encoding LysR family transcriptional regulator, which produces MQFQQLAYFAAVAETRHFTRAAERVRVAQPSLSQQIRALERDVGAVLFHRIRGNVTLTEAGETLLPIARRILAETEAAYRSIRELDELGRGRVRLGATPSLCTGLVPAMLAAFRREYPGIELVLHESGSRDLQTELSEGALDLAMIVDSRVQDDARLESRPLFVEELVAISPKSAPAPVRGRMPIRALRERPLVMFRRGYDLREATVNACRAEGFDPLFAIEGGEMDAVLELVQAGLGLAVVPSTVVGNRFRRTQFTEPGLSRIVRLAYRRDVEQPRAVRALQEAILRFLGDGTAKLPPGTRSLVGVQA; this is translated from the coding sequence ATGCAGTTCCAGCAGCTGGCCTACTTCGCCGCGGTGGCCGAGACCCGGCACTTCACCCGGGCGGCCGAGCGCGTGCGGGTGGCGCAACCGTCGCTGTCGCAGCAGATTCGCGCGCTGGAGCGCGATGTCGGTGCGGTGTTGTTCCACCGGATCCGGGGCAACGTCACGCTCACCGAGGCAGGGGAGACGCTGCTGCCGATCGCGCGCCGGATCCTGGCCGAGACCGAAGCCGCGTACCGGTCCATCCGCGAGCTGGACGAACTGGGCCGCGGCCGGGTCCGCCTCGGCGCGACACCGAGCCTGTGCACCGGTCTGGTGCCCGCGATGCTGGCCGCGTTCCGGCGGGAGTACCCGGGCATCGAGCTGGTGCTGCACGAGAGTGGTTCGCGGGATCTGCAGACCGAGCTGTCCGAGGGCGCACTGGACCTGGCGATGATCGTCGACAGCCGGGTGCAGGACGACGCGCGCTTGGAAAGCCGCCCGCTGTTCGTGGAGGAGCTGGTGGCGATCTCCCCGAAGAGTGCGCCGGCGCCGGTCCGCGGCCGGATGCCGATCCGGGCGTTGCGCGAGCGTCCGCTGGTCATGTTCCGCCGCGGTTACGATCTTCGCGAAGCGACGGTGAACGCCTGCCGCGCCGAGGGTTTCGACCCGCTGTTCGCCATCGAGGGCGGCGAAATGGACGCGGTGCTGGAACTGGTCCAGGCCGGCCTCGGGCTGGCGGTGGTGCCGAGCACGGTGGTGGGGAACCGTTTCCGTCGCACGCAGTTCACCGAACCGGGCCTGAGCCGGATCGTGCGCCTGGCCTACCGGCGGGACGTGGAACAGCCGCGGGCGGTCCGCGCGCTGCAGGAGGCGATCCTGCGCTTCCTCGGCGACGGGACGGCGAAGCTGCCCCCGGGTACGCGTTCGCTGGTCGGTGTCCAGGCCTGA
- a CDS encoding GntR family transcriptional regulator — protein sequence MNRTGQVHFGKRDRLVADLVQQIHSGALGTGQQLPGEHELAERYRVSRGTVRSALSELQRRELIATQGGVGSFVTFDGVRLDQSLGWATAFAGSGFAVSTELLGIEPGTDQELNERFGALYAVRRRRRDPERPVSYEVAHVPAAGALADLPGQGLRNGSLTATLAAAGLRAESGEQWIGTEALTAETATVLERTEGELFLHATRTSTDAGGNLVEHVVSLLDPVHFRFHLTFGAR from the coding sequence ATGAACAGGACTGGTCAGGTTCATTTCGGCAAACGGGATCGGCTGGTGGCGGATCTCGTGCAGCAGATCCATTCCGGAGCGCTCGGCACCGGACAGCAGCTCCCGGGGGAGCACGAGCTGGCCGAGCGGTACCGCGTCAGCCGCGGCACGGTGCGCAGCGCGCTGTCGGAACTCCAGCGGCGGGAGCTGATCGCCACGCAGGGCGGCGTCGGCTCGTTCGTCACCTTCGACGGGGTGCGCCTTGACCAGTCGCTCGGCTGGGCCACTGCCTTCGCCGGCTCCGGGTTCGCGGTCAGCACGGAACTTCTCGGGATCGAGCCGGGGACCGACCAGGAGCTGAACGAGCGGTTCGGCGCGCTCTACGCGGTACGCCGGCGCCGGCGGGATCCCGAACGGCCGGTGTCCTACGAGGTCGCCCACGTCCCCGCCGCGGGCGCGCTCGCCGACCTTCCCGGACAGGGACTGCGGAACGGTTCGCTCACCGCGACTCTCGCCGCGGCCGGTCTGCGCGCCGAAAGCGGCGAGCAGTGGATCGGTACGGAAGCGTTGACCGCCGAGACCGCGACTGTGCTCGAACGCACCGAAGGCGAGCTGTTCCTGCACGCGACGCGCACGAGCACGGACGCCGGGGGCAACCTCGTCGAGCACGTGGTCAGCCTGCTGGATCCGGTGCACTTCCGGTTCCACCTGACCTTCGGTGCGCGATGA